AGATAAAGCAAGTCAAACGAAAAAAATATCAATGCATAACATCTCTATTGCATCCGAATCTAgaaggatttttttttctttacatgaataaaaacagaaatctaaaaaaagataataatttGCCACTAACCTTAAGTACTCCTAATGTACTCCCAATGTAGTAAACTACCATAATCAGTCAACTATTAAAAAATACATAATCCAGCCGCATGCAACAACTGATAATGTAGCCCCTATATGCCAATTAATCAAAACACAATTAACAGAAACATAAAACTACATAACATACCTATAGGAGTTGGAGACAAGGCTATGCGATGCTCGGCTTTTCCAATGGAGACTTTCGAAAAATGGAGGCAACTTGAACGAAATGGCTGCTTCATATTTGTCACAATATTAACTACTTGAAAGAAAGCAAACACCAAGTATGCAAAATAGCAATTCAAATCACGGTTGAATAGATAAAAAATCAGGAGAACCATAACACATCCAAAAAATCATAGCTACTTATCACGGTTTGACTTAGCCTTGTGTCCTATTGGCTGATTTTGATGCTTAATCACAATGCACCCAAATAAGTTCATagcattttttttcaattgattaaaaaaaaaaaccagctcAATACACGTTGATATGCACCGCATACGTGAGAATAAAATATTCATAAAAAATGGGAAATTGAAATTTTGATAAAAGGCTTTTTATAAATGGATTGTCATATTAGAAAGCATCCACGAAGTACACACCAAATTCCATTGAAGAGTTAAGACAGAAATTTTGAATGGTGCCTTGCCATATCCATAATCAATTAAGAGGAAATACTTTCTGccaaaataaaaaccaaaaaattaaaaactccaCCTAACACCCAATATCAAGATTCAAGAGTAATATATACTATAACCTATAATCAAAACATGTCATTCACATTGCAAAACTAGTCTGTTATACCATATTTACATAGTGACTCCACAATCCCGATTAACAAAGATTCCAGAAGAAGAATGATTAGCATCAGAACCGAATGAGATTATTAATAATGAGCAAAGAGAGAAGTCACAATACGACAAACACAACGAAGACAGTGATCAAAAGTATGATAATGTAACATACAGAACATGATCAAGCGCACTTTGCAAAATGGAAAACAGTTCTAATGGCCGCAACAGTTCGAAAAAAAAACGATTCAATGAGTTTCAATAGACAGAAAAATCATTCAGATAATGTAAGTCCAAAGCCCATAAAGAGAAAACGAGCGAGCGAGCGAGAAAAGCGTTTTACTTACCGTAGAAAACCGTGAATGAATGCATATATAGGGAAGATGAGAGTGTGAGATTGAGAATTGAGAAGTGCGTTGAAACCATTGGGTGCGAAAATCGCGCGGAAGATAAAGGGATTAGATGACGAAACGTGTTTCGGTGTGTTAGCGAAGAAGAGAAGCgccggaaaacaaaaaaaaaccccTTTTCTGATACCTTCCCTTCATCTCTACCCCCAAAACGTCATCTTTTTCAAGCTTTTCCCTTTTCCCTTTTTCGAAACCCATCAACGTGATATAAAGATGAAAACTTTCATCGTTAACATCCACTCTAACGACATGCAACAACAGCTAATGTAGTCCCAATATGTCAATTAATGGAAACATGAAACTAAATAACATACCTATAGAAATCAACGACAAGGCTATGGAATGCTCCTATGAAGAAGCTGCTGGGTTACTCCTCTCTGCGTCTTTTCCTTTTCCTCGGTTGTGGGATTATGGATGGAATGAAATGGGGAGAAAAGTCTTGATCTTTAGCTCGGGTTAATATCGTAGTGTATTCGGATGTTAATCCACTGCACTGAAATTGCATTTAAATGGAATTAAATGTATATGAGAGATTTTTAGGAATTTGATTGAGAGAAAACTGAAATTAATTTTGGGAATGGAATTAATTACTCGAAGAATGGGAAAGAAGGTAGAGTGATAAGTATATTATTGATAAGCAAGTGTACTCCACTCACTTATCATGAAACTGACGTTTATTTTGTATTATATCTATAGTATACATTATCTTTTGGCTACCTAACACTACCCAATTAATTATTGCTGTGGTGCCTATAACTAAGTTGCTCAATGCAAATATAAACGAGTGAGCTCTATTTTTTCTCATCACTACAAATGAGTCTTATCTAGACAAGTtagacaaaaatttaaaaaacaccGTAGAATCTCCCATATATAAAAGTCCGCTAACAAGCTAAAACCTCCATTTTCgatattaattaacatatgttctCTTACACAAAcacactaatatatatatatatgttataaaTTATATATCTNNNNNNNNNNNNNNNNNNNNNNNNNNNNNNNNNNNNNNNNNNNNNNNNNNNNNNNNNNNNNNNNNNNNNNNNNNNNNNNNNNNNNNNNNNNNNNNNNNNNNNNNNNNNNNNNNNNNNNNNNNNNNNNNNNNNNNNNNNNNNNNNNNNNNNNNNNNNNNNNNNNNNNNNNNNNNNNNNNNNNNNNNNNNNNNNNNNNNNNNNNNNNNNNNNNNNNNNNNNNNNNNNNNNNNNNNNNNNNNNNNNNNNNNNNNNNNNNNNNNNNNNNNNNNNNNNNNNNNNNNNNNNNNNNNNNNNNNNNNNNNNNNNNNNNNNNNNNNNNNNNNNNNNNNNNNNNNNNNNNNNNNNNNNNNNNNNNNNNNNNNNNNNNNNNNNNNNNNNNNNNNNNNNNNNNNNNNNNNNNNNNNNNNNNNNNNNNNNNNNNNNNNNNNNNNNNNNNNNNNNNNNNNNNNNNNNNNNNNNNNNNNNNNNNNNNNNNNNNNNNNNNNNNNNNNNNNNNNNNNNNNNNNNNNNNNNNNNNNNNNNNNNNNNNNNNNNNNNNNNNNNNNNNNNNNNNNNNNNNNNNNNNNNNNNNNNNNNNNNNNNNNNNNNNNNNNNNNNNNNNNNNNNNNNNNNNNNNNNNNNNNNNNNNNNNNNNNNNNNNNNNNNNNNNNNNNNNNNNNNNNNNNNNNNNNNNNNNNNNNNNNNNNNNNNNNNNNNNNNNNNNNNNNNNNNNNNNNNNNNNNNNNNNNNNNNNNNNNNNNNNNNNNNNNNNNNNNNNNNNNNNNNNNNNNNNNNNNNNNNNNNNNNNNNNNNNNNNNNNNNNNNNNNNNNNNNNNNNNNNNNNNNNNNNNNNNNNNNNNNNNNNNNNNNNNNNNNNNNNNNNNNNNNNNNNNNNNNNNNNNNNNNNNNNNNNNNNNNNNNNNNNNNNNNNNNNNNNNNNNNNNNNNNNNNNNNNNNNNNNNNNNNNNNNNNNNNNNatatatatatatatacatatatatatgaatttacAAGCTAGGGGTATCAACAGTGAATTTGAGAACAGATCCAAGCTCATCCCAGTCATCATCAAATGCAAACAAATCGTTCATCGCAGAAGGATTAATCCACATGTTAGAAGCTGGAGCCGTCATtagctgatgatgatgatgatattgttgttgttgttgctgtggcACAGTAGTAGCCACCGCTGAAGAAGGGTGATAGTTcaactgatgatgatgatgatgattgctATTGTTCCTTTGGATTTGATCAGTGTTGTTATTGCATGCTGTGTAGTTAGTCACTGGCTTCTGTTCATtttgatgacgatgatgatggtAATGGTGATGGCCAATGATTGTTGCACCAAAGTTGATGTAAGATTCTTGATGTTGATTAATATTGTTATTATTGGATTGAACAACATGGGTTCTAGTGGTTTTGTGCTTGTTACTATTAGCTGTTACTAAATGTGATCTCAAGTCTACTGTGTGCTTCCTTTGTGACACATTTCGCTTGAATATTCTACACAATGTCCAGATTTCCTGCATCCATCACAAGCTTATTATTTGTTAACTCAGAAATCAAATACTACTATTAACTATGAAAGTAAGTTGTCAAGAAttgaaatattattattattattgtattaCTTGGGTTTGCTATATTACATGGTAAGAGGGAAATATATTACTAATGTTTTCTTTTTATGAAAGaacttatatatatacatagaagACTACGAGTATATTGCAAATAAGGTTAAGTGAGAGCATGCGTATAaaagaataataatatatataaaattaaaccTATGATGGAAGGAAAATGTTTATTTTTTTCCGTGTCAAAAAAGGAAAATGTTTTTCTTAATTTAAACTACATATAGTATTTATATATGAACATTAAGTGTACAAGACTATCTATTACTGAATACCTAATCATAATTGCGACGGAAATATTCACATGGAGTTTAATGTAATAATCATAATGATCATAACAATAATTGTGCCTGCGAATTGCAATCACAGATTGAATCACAACTATAATAATTTAAAACCATTTATCTAATTAAGTTACTTACAGCTTCTTGGGCAACATCGGCATtgttgatattattattattcttgttgTTGGCAAGTAGGCTTGTGTTGTTTTCGGTTGTGGCAGAAGGGAGGCGAAACTCGTGCATCATCCAATCAGTCTTGGTACCTTTACCGGCGCTGCCGCGGTAGTAGACAAGCGTCTTCTTGAGTCCAATGCAGTCGGTTCCTTCGCCTCCATGGGAGTATACCGGCTTGTCTATCCCGGTTGCTTTCCAGAAGCCGGAACTGGTGACTCTGTTAGGCCTTATGCTGTTCCTATACTTCCTCCCTCTCTTGCAAAAGAAGTAACCTTCCTTCTCTCCTCCACTTCCACTCGCTTCTAATTAACCAAATTCAATAGTGTTAGCAACATACATATGTATGTAAAGTAGTTACTAACAATGGAAAGGAAAATGTTTgtttttttctatatttattcTGTCTATTAGTTTATATATAATAATGGATTAATAATCATTAGAGAGGGAAAGAAATTCTATATGatatattcaccatgcatgctaagtgcgATTCTGTTTATTCCTAAATCAAAAGGTTGATAAATCATACTCTATGTACAATTAATTTCCTGTAAAATATTGCGGCTATACCTCATAATTCTACTAATTATATCTTAATAATCAAACTGGGTTTATGCATTTAGTGCTATCATTTAATAATTTTCACTTCCTAATATAGACTTTGGATCACTAGCTACTAATTAGTTAATTAACCCAAGGTAGGCTAAGaaataatatattatattataattaagtAACTGAGTAATAAAAATGTTCGATAAAGAACAAAAATCagtttaaataaaataagtttacaTTATTGTTTTATTAATATTACTGATTCAGTAATTGTGTTTAGATGAAACCCTGCTATTAGTTACTCgtaataataattaaatcttaATGGGAGAAAATGATATtcttgaatttaaagaggaatactaattaaaaaagaaaagaataaatacATACTTGGAAGATCCCAAGGATCATACTTGTAGATATCAATCTGTTTGATGAGTTCGATGCTGATTGGTTTCTTGTCAAGCTTCCTCTTTAGATAGAAACTCACAAGTTCTTCATCTGTTGGGTGGAATCTAAACCCTGGAAGTGGAACATCATCCTCTTCCTCCATTACTGATGATGCATATGAATCATCCTTCATCATCAAATCTTCATTGACCCCCATATATAACAattataataacaataatgataACAATGATGTTCTCTTATTTATTCTTTTtgtgttgtgtgtgtgtgtgtgttttttctttctctctaagGAAGATGAAGAAGCTAGTAAGGGATATTATTAGAAGACAAAAACGGTTAATAAGGTTTGTGGCACAATTTTTCAACGAAGTGGAGAGGAACCTTAGcttcttttatattattatagAGAGTCGTGGAATGGATGaagattgttattattatttattttggtatGATTTTTGATGAATTGAAGCTTATAAGGTCAAGTCATGAGGTTTGACTTGTTGTGGCCATATGTGATGATTTTTGCTGATGGTGGACTTGTTCTATATAtggtattatatattgttagtttAAAGTCACCATTTGAGACTTAAGATATGTGGGTTTTTGTTAATGCATATATACAAAAAAGGGTGGAATTATTCCTTTCAAATATATACTTTTCTTCCTATCTATCTGTCTCTATTTTCTCTCTCTGATCTTTGTAGAAGCTACTATACCAATAATTGTTGTTCGAATTCTTGGGTTGAAGTCTTGAACCATAATAAATTATATACACACCTGTCCTATCAAACATGACAAATTATGCTGCTATCTACCCCAagcatatatttatttatttatattaaagtACATACAAGAGGAAAACTAAAGCTCTGTGTTTATAAAGTAATAATCTGATAAAATCATATATAGTAATTCACAAATAATTATTAACTTCTGATTATAACTGTAAATTAACTTCAAAGGCTGCATTCAAAAAGAAAACTGAAACTAAAAGACTAAAACTGCGAAACAGAGATTGAGAGACAAAAACTAAATTAAGTCTCTGTATAATGagtaaatttagaatttaaaaagttaaataagtatttttaaaaagagatattttaaaattttagttttcattctcaaAAATTTCAGTTCTTTGTGTTCCActttctgaaagtacgaattaAAATGATTGAAATTTTGTGTTTTAAGACCAAAATTTTAGTTTTAGGCTCTGTCCACCAAAGACAATATTAAATCTCAGTTCCTCAATCTCTCTCAATTTCTGAAAATAAAtgctattaaaatatttattatacttATAATTTcgcttttaaaattttattaaatcaaTTTTCATAATCTTttcaaacaaaatattttattttaacgaAAGAAAAACAACTTCTGCTAGAAAAGGAACACAAAAAGCAAAAAGTTATTTTACAGGCGTTTCCAAATACATTCAAAAGAGGCTGGGTTGAGTTATATATTGACTTATCATgataattttgaattttcatttaTAAATTAAACGCGAATATNNNNNNNNNNNNNNNNNNNNNNNNNNNNNNNNNNNNNNNNNNNNNNNNNNNNNNNNNNNNNNNNNNNNNNNNNNNNNNNNNNNNNNNNNNNNNNNNNNNNNNNNNNNNNNNNNNNNNNNNNNNNNNNNNNNNNNNNNNNNNNNNNNNNNNNNNNNNNNNNNNNNNNNNNNNNNNNNNNNNNNNNNNNNNNNNNNNNNNNNNNNNNNNNNNNNNTATATATTTTcagaaatatttttaaatatttttttatgagtaAATAATCAAAATGGTTCCTAAAAGATAACGTAATCTCcaatttagtttttaaaagattttttttaatcaaataatgCATCCCCAAAAGATTTTCAGCTAGTCACGTTAGTCTTTCCATCAACTCTCTCATTAATACCGTTAACGAAAGCTAACATGGCACGTTAAGAATACACGTCAGCTATAAAACAAAGCCGTTTTAAGTGTGTGAGAAGTCATCATTGAAATAGCacctgatgtgtgagcatcttgtacccttttCCCCTTATTTTCTAGTCGTTTTCAGTTAGAATTTagtaagttttattatattttagtgttaaaatcctctttggatgctactttaaaTTTTTctgatgtttttattattttaggtgAAATTCAAAACAAGTTGACATAGTTTTGTGCAAAAAGGAGAAGATTGGGAGCTGCCATTCTGGGTGCCAGCAAGCCCCACAAAACAGCAATGCCTCTGCCTTCTATGGGCGCTAAACGACCAACCGGCGTTTAGTGCCAGGCGGTCTGAATTGAAACCCACACTTTTGGACCATCTCTAGTGGATTTAGCttttattagttatcttatcttttatttttgtaatttttatttgcaAACAGTATCTTTTAGTTATAggatttcttattttattttattttcaaatcaaattaggttagatatagaaGGGAAAAGATTCACCTTTGAAGGGATCTTCTCACTTCCGCACTTTCATACTTTTCAGAACgcttgttttctctgtaagtcatgagccactaaaccgccttggttaaggttaggagttctgtttatttctatggattaagatcaTTAGTCttcaattttaattaatgtactgaTTTAATTTCttggattactttcgttcttatTTTTATGAATTTGAGTGGAAAcaagagtatgacccttattctagatACATTCTTGTGACCATTGGGAGAGGTCTCTCACCTGAACACAACTTGAAAGTAAATTcatcctaaattgctaattacttgaactaatctaGATatagatacgtgacatataatccgttTAGCTtttggtaattagggtttttgtggccataaactagatttgaacttaaccctctaatcggaatcaagtgaccaagagaTTGGCGATTGATGAagattagaggagactaaatcattaagagattagggtttagttaATTACAGTTTaccatgaaatgaatcttacatgattaaaatagttggtaagaaaacttgaTCCAAAAAAATAAACATCTCTGATACCTTAACTATTTCTCTCATTGATTTCTATACCAAACtcattatttgctttctttactcttgctttattgtttaatgctttttaaAATCCACAAAACCAACTTTTTCTATTCACTTGACTAAGCCAATCAGTTGACCATTGTTGTTCAGTTCCTCAGTTCTCGTCGGATCAACCCTCACTTACCTAAGGTATTACTTCGACGACCTGATATACTTACCAGTTTAGTTATGGATATtctaaaactattttcaaaaactctagtatttttcattgtttaattttcaaaaattttggtttaCCTTTTCTTACTAGTTTTTGAAATCCTTAGCTTAATtgcttgctttattttatttctttttacatAGGATATCTCACTGAGAATTCTCTATACTCTGAGATAGAGATTTccacttttctttattttctgtttgtttatgagcaggaacagggatagaGAACCACTTTTTGAttttgatcctaaacctgaaaggaccctAAGGCGGCGTTTGTAACAAGCTAGAGCTTACAGAGCCAGTGAGAATCTCAAGGACACCTTTGAGAAGGAAGCCATGGATCCCGACAATCTCAATAATGGGGGGAATTCTAATGGTAATGAGCAATCAAGGAGGACTCTGAGCTCCtgcactactcctactcctaactTTTATGGGTGCAGTTTCTCAGTACCTCCCATAGGTGCCAACAATTTTGAGTTAAAGCCACAGTTGATCactctggtgcaacaaaactaccagtttcatggactcccgcAGGAAGACCCAAATTTGTTATTTATAATTTCTTACAGATCTATgacactgtaaagactaatggagtaaatccttaTGTCTACAAGCTTATACTCTTCCCATTTGCTATGAAGGACAGAGCAAAGCAGTGGTTGGATACTCAGTCTAAGGAGAGCTTGGACTTCTTGGACAAGGTGATCAATGAATTTCTGACCAAATTCTTTTTACCTCAGAGGTTGGCTAAGCTGAGGGTGGATATCCAGACTTTTAGGCAGAGagatggtgagtccctctatgaagcctgggaaagatacaagaagaTGATCAGGAAGTGTCCCCCAGATATGTTTTTAGACTAGACCAAGCTATATATTTCTATCATGGCCTCTCTGAAATGGCAAAAATGTCTATGGACAATTTTGCAGGTGGttctttgcacatgaagaagacgcctgaagaggctaatgagcttattgagatggttgctaacaactaGTATCTATactcttctgagaggaatcctgtgaatctTGTAAAGAAAGGATTTATGAAGGTGGACACCCTGGATGCCATcttagctcagaacaagatcaTGTCACAATAAATCAACATGATTTTTCAGCACTTGAGTAGGATGCAAGTCTCAGCTGTTAGTACTCAAGAGGTATCTTATGACATGAATGGAGGCTTTAACCAAGGGGAGAATTATGGTTATGTTCAACCCACTCCTGAGCAAGTTAATTATAtgggaaattcctccagaaatccTAATAATGATCCTTATTCGAACACATTCAATcaaggatggaggaatcaccctaatTTTCAGTGGAGAGAGCAACTCCAGAAGCCTCAACAGAACTTCAACAACATCTCTCAGGGCGGTTTCAATCAGAATAAGCTcaataatttcaacaacaacGAATTTCAAGCCTCTTAGCCACAGCAGGCATCCACTCAGCCTCAGAATACTCCTAACTTGGCCTCTTTAGTTGAAGAACTTTCCAAGAGCACTCAGAGCTTTATGCAGGAGACTAGAGCTTTCATTTGGAACATGAAAATACATATGGGTCAATTGAGTAAGAGGATACCTGAGagacctcctaacactcttcctggTGACACAgaggtaaacccaagagaagagtgtaaggCCCTCAAAATGGACATTGAATCCATACTAAAGAAGGAGGTGCAAGTTACTAAGGGGTCAGTAGAGAAAGAAGCTTTAAGACATGATGAGGTTATTGTTACAGGCCCCACCTAGGGCACCTATCCAAGAGCTTGAAGTATCACACCCTCAGGAGctccaaaaggagaccaaggatgagcaGTTCTCttagttcttggaagtctttaaaaagctacaagtcaatattccttttgttgaGACTCTTGAGAAAATGCCTCCCTATGCTGCAATCAGAAAGACTTACTCTTTGAGAAGAAGGCCTTGAAGGGAGATGAAACAGTGGTGCTGACCAAGAAGTCCAGTGCACTCATTTAGAGCAAGCTGCCTAAGAAGATGTCAGATCTAGGGAGCTTTCAGATTCCCTGTACTATTGGGAATATCACTTTTGACAAAGCCCTTTGTGATCTTGGCTCAAGTATTAATCTGATGTCATTGTCTGTGATGAAAAAGCTACAAATTCAAGAAGCACAGCCTAAAAAGATAGCATTGGAGATGGCTAAGAAATCTCTGAAGCAAGTAAACGGGCTAGTGAAAAATATCTTCGTCAAGGTTGGAGAGCTCTTcctccctgcagattttgtgataCTTGATATGGGAGAAGATGAAAATGACTCCCTCATCTTAGGTGAGGAGGAGCAGCCGAGGCAGGTGATTAATCCTCAGTTGATCAACAGATGATGTCAGCTCCCCTACGGATGTGGTCTACTAGTCCCAGTAGTCACGGAGAAAGAAATAGAATCCCTGAGGTATCTATAGAAGCTCTTAGTAAGTCGGTGGAACTAGCTCATGTGGTGGTGCATACCCATGCTCTCTAGCATACTCCATACCGCTCCTAGTGATAGTTCGGTCAATGTCAATAGGGGTATGGCCATCAATGCAGACTCGGGCCTTGATCTCTTTGCCGAGCatgattgatgacaagtcatcttagcctagtttcactagtcttttttctttgttttcatttagttttatgcactttcttaagccataagtaagccaattgggttgaatttcatgttttctttgattcaatcaaccatggataaattgatgcattttcatgagtttttgtgccataattgctcatatgacaagaagaagaacaactctcatgattatggcatagctttgatacaattgttgattgatgataggtgaaataaagcttggaagaaggttgcaagaatgggcttgaaaagagggattcacgtttgagctaacgtttgcctcaaacgttaactcaaacgtgagaagcagatgaagaacaccctggagaagagccaatgtttgcgctaacgtttgcctcaaacgttgaggtaaacgttggccgaagaagaagcaagggaaggcaacgtttgcgccaacgtttgcctcaaacgtgaggtcaaacgttggcgccaaaaagaagagaaaaagcacCCCTGGAGCAAACCAACGTTttcgccaatgtttgcctcaaacgtgaggtcaaacgttggcgccaatttAGCATAAAGAAGAGTCCCTGATTGATGAGTtaattgagccacgtttgcgccaacgtttgcctcaaatgttgggccaaacgttggccaaaggagtagcatgggggaaccacgtttgagctcatgtttgacctcaaacgttggctcaaacgtggatgacagcaagtgGTCGAGCTGTATAATTGGTTTTatgaagacgtttgagtcaacgtttgcctcaaacgttgactcaaacgtgaatggttcatggcccggttcacaagtggatttcttcctaacaccaagagcaatcaacagaggctattgtcaacccaattccatcaagactaaaggcccaattcaaggcttaatgatcatttgaagaaagtgtataaatagcttaggatttgaagttttaagggagcttttccttttagttttgctgagtagtttttggagagcttttagTTTTGAGTTCTTTTGAGTTTctgagtctcggggaaggagaattgaattctc
The DNA window shown above is from Arachis ipaensis cultivar K30076 chromosome B08, Araip1.1, whole genome shotgun sequence and carries:
- the LOC107612193 gene encoding transcription factor JUNGBRUNNEN 1-like isoform X1: MGVNEDLMMKDDSYASSVMEEEDDVPLPGFRFHPTDEELVSFYLKRKLDKKPISIELIKQIDIYKYDPWDLPKASGSGGEKEGYFFCKRGRKYRNSIRPNRVTSSGFWKATGIDKPVYSHGGEGTDCIGLKKTLVYYRGSAGKGTKTDWMMHEFRLPSATTENNTSLLANNKNNNNINNADVAQEAEIWTLCRIFKRNVSQRKHTVDLRSHLVTANSNKHKTTRTHVVQSNNNNINQHQESYINFGATIIGHHHYHHHRHQNEQKPVTNYTACNNNTDQIQRNNSNHHHHHQLNYHPSSAVATTVPQQQQQQYHHHHQLMTAPASNMWINPSAMNDLFAFDDDWDELGSVLKFTVDTPSL
- the LOC107612193 gene encoding transcription factor JUNGBRUNNEN 1-like isoform X2, producing MGVNEDLMMKDDSYASSVMEEEDDVPLPGFRFHPTDEELVSFYLKRKLDKKPISIELIKQIDIYKYDPWDLPTSGSGGEKEGYFFCKRGRKYRNSIRPNRVTSSGFWKATGIDKPVYSHGGEGTDCIGLKKTLVYYRGSAGKGTKTDWMMHEFRLPSATTENNTSLLANNKNNNNINNADVAQEAEIWTLCRIFKRNVSQRKHTVDLRSHLVTANSNKHKTTRTHVVQSNNNNINQHQESYINFGATIIGHHHYHHHRHQNEQKPVTNYTACNNNTDQIQRNNSNHHHHHQLNYHPSSAVATTVPQQQQQQYHHHHQLMTAPASNMWINPSAMNDLFAFDDDWDELGSVLKFTVDTPSL